The proteins below are encoded in one region of Nitrosomonas ureae:
- the flhF gene encoding flagellar biosynthesis protein FlhF, with the protein MKVKRYIASTSREAMRQVKEELGDNAVILSNRKTRDGVEIMALADSEMSNLVPSQPLPASPSASAAYYEQNKKLSKEIASAESYSELLALADDQEGIRKNTNDVMTASFARDIIAEIQAMKNALEDQLNAVAWGNFIQRKPEKLKLLRTLLDSGFSPLLSRRLVEKLPPELDYELSLKQAMSALAFNLHTVASDEIIEKGGIYALIGPTGVGKTTTTAKLAARCVIRHGADRVALLTTDSYRIGGHEQLRIYGRLLGIPVRTIKDTEDLQMTLSELRNKHMVLIDTVGMSQRDQMLAEQITMLSNCGTDVKRMLILSAASNGKTLDEVISAYHKNGIYGCVITKVDEAASLGVALDAVIRRKLMLHYVANGQKVPEDIHAANPRYLLHRIFKSSPGDSAFTLQDAEFALVMATKNNTEIAQSGKKSSAGLFHD; encoded by the coding sequence ATGAAAGTAAAGCGTTATATTGCATCCACATCCCGAGAAGCGATGCGTCAGGTTAAAGAAGAGCTTGGCGACAATGCCGTCATATTGTCCAACAGAAAAACCAGAGATGGTGTGGAAATCATGGCATTGGCTGACTCTGAAATGTCTAATCTAGTGCCATCACAGCCCTTACCTGCATCACCTTCAGCGAGTGCTGCTTACTATGAACAAAATAAAAAGCTGAGTAAAGAAATCGCTTCTGCTGAATCATATTCGGAACTGCTTGCGTTAGCGGATGATCAGGAAGGTATTAGAAAAAACACAAATGATGTGATGACAGCTTCATTTGCACGCGACATTATTGCTGAAATTCAAGCCATGAAGAATGCGCTGGAAGATCAGCTGAATGCTGTTGCATGGGGAAATTTTATCCAACGTAAACCGGAAAAGTTGAAACTGCTTCGCACTTTGTTGGACTCAGGTTTTAGCCCGCTATTATCACGCCGGTTAGTAGAAAAACTACCCCCCGAGCTTGATTACGAGTTGAGTTTGAAACAGGCAATGTCTGCATTAGCTTTTAATCTGCACACTGTTGCCAGCGACGAAATAATAGAAAAGGGCGGCATTTATGCATTGATCGGTCCTACAGGTGTTGGTAAGACGACTACGACCGCAAAATTGGCGGCTCGTTGTGTAATCCGGCATGGTGCGGATAGGGTGGCATTACTCACTACTGACAGCTACCGTATCGGAGGTCATGAACAGTTGAGAATCTATGGACGGTTACTAGGTATTCCTGTGCGTACGATTAAAGATACTGAAGATTTGCAAATGACGCTATCGGAACTGAGAAACAAGCATATGGTGTTGATTGATACTGTTGGGATGAGTCAGCGTGATCAAATGCTTGCCGAGCAGATTACGATGTTGAGTAATTGTGGTACCGATGTCAAACGTATGTTGATATTAAGTGCTGCGTCCAATGGGAAAACACTGGATGAGGTGATTTCTGCCTATCATAAAAATGGTATTTACGGCTGTGTCATCACAAAAGTCGATGAAGCTGCGAGCTTGGGTGTGGCACTGGATGCCGTTATTCGCAGGAAGTTGATGCTGCATTATGTCGCCAACGGACAGAAAGTGCCGGAAGATATTCACGCAGCTAATCCGCGTTATTTATTGCATCGTATTTTTAAATCTTCCCCTGGTGATTCGGCTTTTACTCTGCAAGATGCCGAATTTGCTTTGGTAATGGCGACAAAGAATAATACTGAAATAGCGCAATCCGGGAAAAAATCGTCGGCAGGATTGTTCCATGACTAA
- a CDS encoding MinD/ParA family ATP-binding protein yields the protein MTKLMLHDQAMGLRKLPSFQAPDSARVFTIAGGKPRVGKTSIVVNLAVALARKGRRVLLIDENPCHNNICTSLGLQSRFDLLHVIYKDKKLNQVLLQGPENIAILSAMRGIHALNKLNPLEQDWLVRSFSELTHSVDIVLIDTAIAGTTHVLPLSLASEQVMMVISGSAASLTGAYVLIKIMSQEYTRRHFLILVNKVGSEAESFAIYQNFYRVARQYLSVTLEYAGYIPNDEKLRSSTQLCKPVLEVYPSSQAAICFGQVVQNILRSSCPDKYHGGIDNFIQRLIQTSHLSMANFMV from the coding sequence ATGACTAAATTGATGCTGCACGATCAGGCGATGGGGTTACGCAAACTGCCATCATTTCAGGCACCTGATTCAGCGCGTGTTTTTACTATCGCAGGAGGAAAGCCTAGGGTTGGAAAAACCAGTATTGTTGTGAATCTGGCTGTCGCTTTGGCTCGGAAAGGGCGGCGTGTACTGCTGATTGATGAGAATCCTTGTCATAATAACATTTGTACCAGCCTGGGATTGCAGTCACGCTTTGATTTACTCCATGTGATTTATAAGGATAAGAAGTTAAACCAGGTACTTTTGCAGGGTCCTGAGAATATCGCCATATTATCCGCCATGCGCGGTATTCATGCATTAAACAAGTTGAACCCGCTCGAACAAGACTGGCTCGTTAGAAGTTTCTCAGAACTAACTCATTCCGTCGACATTGTTTTGATAGATACGGCTATTGCAGGTACAACACATGTATTGCCGCTAAGTTTGGCTTCAGAACAAGTGATGATGGTGATCTCGGGATCGGCCGCATCCCTTACGGGTGCGTACGTACTGATTAAGATCATGAGTCAGGAGTATACGAGAAGGCATTTTCTCATATTGGTGAATAAAGTGGGATCGGAAGCTGAATCGTTTGCAATTTACCAAAATTTTTACAGAGTAGCTCGTCAATATCTATCGGTCACGCTTGAATATGCTGGCTATATTCCAAATGACGAGAAATTGCGTAGTTCAACACAATTATGCAAGCCTGTGCTGGAAGTATACCCGTCTTCACAGGCTGCAATTTGTTTTGGGCAGGTGGTGCAAAATATTTTACGCTCCTCTTGTCCAGACAAGTATCACGGGGGAATCGATAATTTCATACAACGATTGATTCAAACAAGTCATCTGAGTATGGCCAATTTTATGGTGTGA
- a CDS encoding RNA polymerase sigma factor FliA, giving the protein MYTATGTKAIDKDQFIAEFTPLVKRIAYHMMTRLPASVQVDDLIQVGMIGLLDAINRYEGSYGRQFESYAAQRIRGSILDELREADWLPRSIRKKMRRIEAAVNLLEQRNGCAPNELDLAKELDMSLEEYHETLQSARGAQLIYYEDFQQDDEEPFLDRLFIDSEGDPLNTLLDENFRNQLIAAIDNLPPREKQMMGMHYEQEMNLREIGEVLGVSESRVCQLHTQAIARLRSRLRNL; this is encoded by the coding sequence ATGTATACTGCAACTGGAACTAAAGCAATTGATAAAGATCAGTTTATAGCTGAATTTACGCCACTGGTGAAACGTATTGCGTACCACATGATGACTCGATTACCCGCTAGCGTTCAGGTTGATGATCTGATTCAAGTCGGCATGATTGGTTTGCTAGATGCTATCAATCGTTACGAGGGTTCATATGGGCGGCAGTTTGAGAGTTATGCGGCACAGCGCATACGGGGCTCAATATTGGATGAGTTACGTGAGGCGGATTGGTTGCCGCGCAGTATACGAAAAAAAATGCGCCGTATTGAAGCAGCTGTGAATTTATTAGAGCAGCGCAATGGTTGCGCGCCTAATGAACTGGACTTGGCTAAAGAATTAGATATGTCATTGGAGGAATACCATGAAACTTTGCAGAGTGCACGAGGCGCACAATTAATTTATTACGAAGATTTTCAACAAGATGATGAAGAGCCTTTCTTGGATCGTTTATTTATTGACTCTGAGGGAGATCCTTTAAATACGTTGTTAGACGAGAATTTTCGCAACCAATTGATTGCTGCGATTGATAATTTACCTCCTCGGGAAAAACAGATGATGGGGATGCATTACGAGCAGGAAATGAATTTAAGAGAGATTGGTGAAGTGCTTGGAGTCAGTGAATCCAGAGTTTGCCAACTGCATACTCAAGCCATTGCAAGGCTTCGTAGTCGTTTGAGAAATCTTTGA
- a CDS encoding flagellar motor protein: MDVNSVAGIVLAFVAIIGGQFLEGGHVGSLLQVAAFLIVMGGTVGAVLLQSPVKVFINGVKMVSWVFYPPENSPQSLIKQVVNWSNISRKEGLLALESHISTAKDAFSKKGLQLLADGSTPEKLREVLEIDIMALETHQRQSARIWEAAGGYAPTIGILGAVLGLIHVMENLSDPGLLGNGIAVAFVATIYGVGLANLVFLPISNKLKNIISEHVIMQEMMMDGFVAIANGENPRLIESRLRGYYI, translated from the coding sequence ATGGATGTGAATAGTGTTGCCGGTATTGTATTGGCTTTTGTTGCGATCATCGGCGGACAGTTTCTCGAAGGAGGACATGTTGGTTCTTTATTACAGGTAGCAGCTTTTTTGATTGTTATGGGAGGCACTGTTGGCGCTGTATTGTTACAAAGTCCAGTCAAAGTTTTTATCAATGGAGTCAAAATGGTCAGCTGGGTATTTTATCCCCCTGAAAATTCTCCACAGAGCCTGATTAAACAAGTCGTTAATTGGTCCAACATTTCACGCAAAGAAGGGTTGTTGGCGCTGGAATCGCATATATCTACGGCTAAAGACGCATTCTCAAAGAAAGGCCTACAACTACTTGCTGATGGAAGTACTCCGGAGAAATTACGTGAAGTCTTGGAAATTGATATCATGGCTTTAGAGACACACCAACGGCAGTCTGCACGAATTTGGGAAGCAGCTGGCGGTTATGCTCCAACCATTGGCATTTTGGGCGCTGTGTTGGGTCTGATTCATGTGATGGAAAATTTATCAGACCCTGGTTTGTTGGGTAATGGCATTGCAGTGGCTTTTGTAGCAACCATTTACGGTGTCGGTTTGGCCAATCTGGTTTTCTTGCCAATTTCAAATAAGCTAAAAAATATTATTAGTGAGCATGTCATTATGCAAGAAATGATGATGGATGGTTTTGTCGCTATTGCAAACGGTGAAAATCCTCGGTTGATAGAAAGTCGACTGAGAGGATATTATATTTAA
- the motD gene encoding flagellar motor protein MotD: MIRRKQRNDEPPDNQERWLVSYSDFITLLFAFFVVMYAVSSVNDGKYRVLSSSLVNAFKNNSSSTSESPQTTEFSLLQNEHSNQGSLIKLTDNFNTQKVRKQEKMKGMAKNILHALEPLIKDGQVRVTQNSLGITVEINASVLFSPGQARLAENSVLSLQAVANVIKGHEHEINVEGHTDNLPINTENFPSNWELSSARASSVIRLFIEKGVEAHRLTAIGYGENRPIESNETFEGRKRNRRVTVMILSTDPDKITEIPIVEN; this comes from the coding sequence ATGATAAGAAGAAAGCAGAGGAACGATGAGCCCCCTGACAATCAAGAACGCTGGCTTGTATCTTATTCAGATTTTATAACCTTATTATTTGCTTTTTTCGTAGTAATGTATGCAGTTTCATCGGTAAATGATGGTAAATATCGCGTATTAAGCTCTTCATTGGTTAACGCATTTAAAAACAATAGCTCATCTACTTCTGAATCTCCACAAACAACAGAATTTTCACTTCTTCAAAATGAGCATTCAAATCAAGGTAGTTTGATCAAGCTCACAGATAATTTCAATACTCAAAAAGTAAGAAAACAAGAGAAGATGAAGGGTATGGCTAAAAATATTCTCCATGCGCTGGAACCATTAATTAAAGATGGTCAAGTAAGAGTGACCCAAAATTCTTTAGGAATCACAGTTGAAATTAATGCCAGTGTTCTTTTCTCGCCAGGGCAAGCTAGGCTTGCCGAAAACTCAGTCCTGTCACTTCAAGCGGTTGCAAATGTGATCAAAGGCCACGAGCATGAAATTAATGTAGAAGGCCATACAGATAATTTACCTATAAATACAGAAAATTTTCCATCAAATTGGGAATTATCATCCGCACGTGCAAGCAGCGTAATCAGGTTATTCATTGAAAAGGGCGTTGAAGCTCATCGGCTTACTGCAATAGGTTACGGTGAAAATAGACCAATAGAAAGCAATGAGACATTTGAAGGGAGAAAAAGAAACCGTCGCGTGACGGTTATGATCTTATCGACCGATCCTGATAAGATAACGGAAATTCCTATCGTTGAAAATTAG
- a CDS encoding flagellar protein FlgN — protein sequence MMPCCTDVTYLMNELKAESNALRIFIEILKKEESALIEGKLEEIDHLASNKTKLIQELIQHDDHRNVFFLKIGLPTERKSIDSWLTELAEQNSSFSEIKALWKELLDLAKTARQFTYSNGLIIANRLQHNLRSFAALHGAAGNVALYGPKGQPYI from the coding sequence ATGATGCCTTGCTGCACAGACGTTACGTACCTCATGAATGAATTGAAAGCTGAAAGCAATGCACTACGTATTTTTATAGAAATTCTTAAAAAAGAAGAAAGCGCTCTTATTGAAGGAAAACTAGAAGAAATAGATCACCTCGCTTCCAATAAAACAAAACTGATTCAAGAACTAATACAACATGATGATCATCGTAACGTTTTTTTCCTGAAAATAGGACTACCTACAGAAAGAAAGAGTATAGACTCTTGGCTAACTGAATTAGCTGAGCAAAACTCCAGTTTTTCCGAAATAAAAGCTTTATGGAAAGAATTATTAGATCTTGCCAAAACGGCCCGACAATTCACTTATTCTAACGGTTTGATTATTGCAAATCGACTGCAACACAATCTACGGTCTTTTGCTGCGCTACATGGAGCAGCAGGTAATGTTGCACTTTATGGACCTAAAGGCCAGCCCTATATTTAG
- the flgM gene encoding flagellar biosynthesis anti-sigma factor FlgM, whose translation MKIDKSLQPVSIVSVNDGKRRADITPNPNTSQENSVHLSPNATKLQTIHSTTVSGSNVNTARIMEIKQAISEGNFQINPEAVADRLLETVKELIQSKKGAA comes from the coding sequence ATGAAAATAGATAAATCTTTACAGCCCGTATCAATTGTATCTGTTAATGATGGAAAAAGGCGTGCTGATATTACGCCGAATCCGAATACGAGCCAAGAAAATAGCGTGCATTTAAGCCCTAATGCTACAAAACTACAAACAATCCACAGTACTACTGTAAGTGGCTCAAATGTAAATACAGCACGTATTATGGAAATAAAACAAGCTATAAGTGAAGGAAATTTTCAAATTAATCCGGAAGCTGTTGCCGACAGATTGCTTGAAACAGTAAAAGAGTTGATTCAATCCAAAAAAGGTGCTGCATGA
- a CDS encoding EI24 domain-containing protein → MSIIFRAIMSAFRDLFRLRIAWITVWPIVASLLFWLIVGFIFQNNFSKIIYQILDKIGVGEWLQNLEPDWIASIVLGLFDVLVLIPLVIVSTLIITAIFVLPALIGLVARRFYPDLKREYGGSISGSIVNAVIASIVFIFIWVVSLPLWTVGAGIIIPFIAAAFMNQQLFRYDALSEHATKHEINRICSENRYSLWGLGLLTGLVQFIPFLNLLAPIFTALAFIHFGLEHLKLLREEEMAKQNINQ, encoded by the coding sequence ATGTCTATAATATTCAGAGCAATTATGAGTGCATTTCGTGATTTGTTTCGTTTAAGAATTGCATGGATTACTGTTTGGCCGATTGTAGCTTCATTACTGTTTTGGTTGATAGTCGGATTTATTTTTCAAAATAATTTTTCTAAAATAATTTATCAGATTTTGGACAAAATTGGTGTTGGTGAGTGGCTGCAAAATTTGGAACCAGATTGGATTGCGTCAATAGTTCTAGGGTTATTTGATGTTTTAGTGCTTATTCCTCTTGTAATCGTTTCGACACTGATTATTACGGCCATATTTGTATTGCCGGCATTAATTGGTTTAGTGGCGCGCCGTTTTTATCCCGATTTGAAGCGTGAGTATGGCGGGTCTATTAGTGGCAGTATTGTCAATGCGGTAATTGCCAGTATTGTTTTTATATTCATCTGGGTAGTTTCGTTGCCATTGTGGACGGTTGGAGCAGGAATTATTATCCCTTTCATCGCTGCAGCTTTTATGAATCAACAATTATTTCGCTATGATGCGTTATCGGAACATGCTACCAAGCACGAAATTAACAGAATTTGTTCAGAGAACAGATATTCATTATGGGGGCTCGGGCTGTTGACGGGTTTGGTGCAATTTATACCTTTTCTTAATTTATTGGCTCCAATTTTTACTGCACTTGCGTTTATTCATTTTGGACTAGAACATTTAAAACTTTTGCGCGAGGAAGAAATGGCAAAACAAAATATTAATCAATAA